One window from the genome of Alosa alosa isolate M-15738 ecotype Scorff River chromosome 15, AALO_Geno_1.1, whole genome shotgun sequence encodes:
- the LOC125307761 gene encoding probable G-protein coupled receptor 149 isoform X1, producing the protein MSYTDSSPSPNNSNLLMESYKKTNSMDPDKQTDIVLFGLCLSIAIVTCVGGVYSLITLLRKRLKTSLCLIVASMSIDDLVSLVPLSLFMFLQWKKEDYGKSGTICTLSGLLYVFQGLSSNMKAFLIVAYTFYITKRFGVYESSSRPLRMLWAIAMVWIISLIISILPLCGWGRFSPASLGCLPDSNSFYVLLLFAAYSLCVCGLVFFSFPLIYRLLCSTEQQKTFSPSYFEIAGPLVSDGSRPLCEIPSLSRASLEKSFSVYNEFSTDPVYLQSNMVTRSSSTTTDRLRMDREHPRYSPVFYAQKRFSVILAIARIVLWMPMMTQIVVSHIVHVRSTSMETLSFFLTLLSAAVTPMFVLSERWIHLPCGCFINCRSGAAKEPSVNKRRFDFNMSFQSGYGFYKISHTKSPSIEKPSYSNFFNCNLTESRVAVLDSGQIKTLANNEFRTTANEDSSLRREVLLDTTLSHEEGLASQSHNSDNKGLCLGSPPPSLSGEVDVNLDSSSVFDGPERRLSHEECRKIELTDWEWCRSKSERTPRQRSTGGLSIPLCAFQGTVSLQAPTGKTLSLSTYEVSSDGLKISPTTKKVEVYRSKSVGHEPSADEPHSNSSGSGGGEGVGGVSLITGIGDTNVKIHLEVLEICDNEEAMDSVSIISNISQSSTHARSPSLRYSRRENRFVSCDLGETASYSLLIPAINPDADHINIHIPDTVEAHRQNSMRQTQESGGYREEIQLLNNVYRKPSSQRN; encoded by the exons ATGTCCTACACGGACAGCTCACCATCACCAAACAACAGCAACCTTTTAATGGAGAGTTATAAAAAAACGAATAGCATGGACCCTGACAAGCAAACTGACATTGTTCTTTTTGGCCTGTGTTTGTCTATTGCCATTGTGACTTGTGTGGGAGGTGTATACTCTCTCATAACCTTATTGAGAAAAAGGTTGAAGACTTCCCTTTGCCTGATTGTGGCTTCCATGTCAATTGACGACCTCGTTAGTCTGGTGCCTCTTTCCTTGTTTATGTTCTTGCAGTGGAAGAAAGAAGACTATGGCAAGTCAGGAACCATATGCACCTTGTCTGGACTCCTTTACGTTTTTCAGGGGTTGTCTAGCAATATGAAGGCATTTCTTATTGTTGCCTACACTTTTTACATTACCAAAAGGTTTGGAGTTTACGAGTCCAGCAGTCGACCACTGAGAATGTTGTGGGCTATAGCCATGGTGTGGATCATCAGTCTGATCATCAGTATACTGCCTTTGTGTGGCTGGGGTCGATTTTCCCCTGCTTCCCTTGGCTGTCTGCCGGACAGCAATAGTTTCTATGTTTTGCTGCTTTTTGCTGCGTACtcgctgtgtgtttgtggcttggtctttttctccttccctctcatATATCGGCTTCTGTGCTCTACAGAGCAACAGAAGACGTTTTCCCCTAGTTATTTTGAGATCGCTGGACCGCTAGTTTCAGATGGATCGAGGCCCCTATGTGAAATTCCCTCCTTATCACGGGCTAGCTTGGAGAAAAGTTTTAGTGTATACAATGAATTTAGTACAGACCCAGTGTATTTGCAAAGCAACATGGTCACACGTTCCAGCTCCACCACTACGGACCGTTTGCGCATGGATAGAGAGCACCCGAGATACTCCCCGGTGTTCTATGCTCAGAAGCGCTTCTCCGTGATTTTGGCAATCGCACGCATAGTTTTGTGGATGCCAATGATG ACGCAAATTGTAGTGAGTCACATAGTTCATGTTCGGAGCACTTCCATGGAGACACTGAGTTTCTTCCTAACCTTGCTGTCGGCTGCAGTTACGCCCATGTTTGTGCTCTCCGAGCGCTGGATCCATCTCCCTTGTGGCTGTTTCATCAATTGTCGCTCCGGTGCGGCCAAAGAACCATCTG TAAACAAACGGAGGTTTGATTTCAACATGTCCTTCCAGAGCGGCTATGGCTTTTATAAAATTTCGCACACGAAGTCGCCGTCGATAGAAAAACCTTCCTACAGCAATTTCTTCAACTGCAATCTGACTGAAAGTAGAGTCGCAGTGCTGGACAGCGGTCAGATAAAAACTCTAGCGAACAACGAGTTCAGAACCACCGCCAACGAGGACAGCTCCCTGCGCAGAGAAGTGTTGTTAGACACGACGCTCAGCCATGAGGAAGGGCTGGCGAGCCAAAGCCATAACTCCGACAACAAAGGCCTGTGTCTGGGCTCTCCGCCTCCATCACTGAGTGGAGAGGTTGATGTGAATCTTGACTCTTCCTCCGTTTTCGACGGGCCTGAGAGGAGACTATCACACGAGGAGTGCCGTAAAATTGAACTTACTGACTGGGAATGGTGCAGAAGCAAGTCGGAGAGAACACCCAGACAG CGGTCCACTGGAGGCTTGTCCATCCCGCTTTGTGCCTTCCAGGGTACTGTCTCCCTCCAGGCCCCCACAGGcaagaccctctctctctccacctatGAGGTCAGCAGCGATGGCCTTAAGATCTCCCCCACCACCAAGAAGGTGGAGGTGTACCGCTCCAAGTCTGTGGGCCATGAGCCCAGTGCGGACGAGCCCCACTCCAACAGCTCTGGGAGCGGCGGTGGTGAAGGGGTAGGCGGCGTCAGCCTCATCACCGGCATAGGTGACACCAACGTGAAGATCCATCTGGAGGTGCTGGAGATCTGCGACAACGAGGAGGCCATGGACAGCGTGTCCATCATCTCCAACATCAGCCAGTCGTCCACGCACGCCCGCTCGCCCTCACTGCGCTACTCGCGCCGGGAGAACCGCTTCGTGTCGTGCGACCTGGGCGAGACAGCGTCCTATTCGCTGCTCATCCCCGCCATCAACCCAGACGCGGACCACATCAACATCCACATCCCAGACACAGTGGAGGCCCACAGGCAGAACAGCATGCGACAGACGCAGGAGAGTGGCGGCTATCGCGAGGAAATCCAGCTGCTTAACAACGTTTACAGGAAGCCCAGCAGCCAGAGGAACTGA
- the LOC125307761 gene encoding probable G-protein coupled receptor 149 isoform X2, with the protein METLSFFLTLLSAAVTPMFVLSERWIHLPCGCFINCRSGAAKEPSVNKRRFDFNMSFQSGYGFYKISHTKSPSIEKPSYSNFFNCNLTESRVAVLDSGQIKTLANNEFRTTANEDSSLRREVLLDTTLSHEEGLASQSHNSDNKGLCLGSPPPSLSGEVDVNLDSSSVFDGPERRLSHEECRKIELTDWEWCRSKSERTPRQRSTGGLSIPLCAFQGTVSLQAPTGKTLSLSTYEVSSDGLKISPTTKKVEVYRSKSVGHEPSADEPHSNSSGSGGGEGVGGVSLITGIGDTNVKIHLEVLEICDNEEAMDSVSIISNISQSSTHARSPSLRYSRRENRFVSCDLGETASYSLLIPAINPDADHINIHIPDTVEAHRQNSMRQTQESGGYREEIQLLNNVYRKPSSQRN; encoded by the exons ATGGAGACACTGAGTTTCTTCCTAACCTTGCTGTCGGCTGCAGTTACGCCCATGTTTGTGCTCTCCGAGCGCTGGATCCATCTCCCTTGTGGCTGTTTCATCAATTGTCGCTCCGGTGCGGCCAAAGAACCATCTG TAAACAAACGGAGGTTTGATTTCAACATGTCCTTCCAGAGCGGCTATGGCTTTTATAAAATTTCGCACACGAAGTCGCCGTCGATAGAAAAACCTTCCTACAGCAATTTCTTCAACTGCAATCTGACTGAAAGTAGAGTCGCAGTGCTGGACAGCGGTCAGATAAAAACTCTAGCGAACAACGAGTTCAGAACCACCGCCAACGAGGACAGCTCCCTGCGCAGAGAAGTGTTGTTAGACACGACGCTCAGCCATGAGGAAGGGCTGGCGAGCCAAAGCCATAACTCCGACAACAAAGGCCTGTGTCTGGGCTCTCCGCCTCCATCACTGAGTGGAGAGGTTGATGTGAATCTTGACTCTTCCTCCGTTTTCGACGGGCCTGAGAGGAGACTATCACACGAGGAGTGCCGTAAAATTGAACTTACTGACTGGGAATGGTGCAGAAGCAAGTCGGAGAGAACACCCAGACAG CGGTCCACTGGAGGCTTGTCCATCCCGCTTTGTGCCTTCCAGGGTACTGTCTCCCTCCAGGCCCCCACAGGcaagaccctctctctctccacctatGAGGTCAGCAGCGATGGCCTTAAGATCTCCCCCACCACCAAGAAGGTGGAGGTGTACCGCTCCAAGTCTGTGGGCCATGAGCCCAGTGCGGACGAGCCCCACTCCAACAGCTCTGGGAGCGGCGGTGGTGAAGGGGTAGGCGGCGTCAGCCTCATCACCGGCATAGGTGACACCAACGTGAAGATCCATCTGGAGGTGCTGGAGATCTGCGACAACGAGGAGGCCATGGACAGCGTGTCCATCATCTCCAACATCAGCCAGTCGTCCACGCACGCCCGCTCGCCCTCACTGCGCTACTCGCGCCGGGAGAACCGCTTCGTGTCGTGCGACCTGGGCGAGACAGCGTCCTATTCGCTGCTCATCCCCGCCATCAACCCAGACGCGGACCACATCAACATCCACATCCCAGACACAGTGGAGGCCCACAGGCAGAACAGCATGCGACAGACGCAGGAGAGTGGCGGCTATCGCGAGGAAATCCAGCTGCTTAACAACGTTTACAGGAAGCCCAGCAGCCAGAGGAACTGA